A single genomic interval of Candidatus Eisenbacteria bacterium harbors:
- a CDS encoding polysaccharide deacetylase family protein, whose protein sequence is MATRHLEERTRVMLRHNPPILLYHKVDTRFELGGTWVTPSQFESHVRFLKESQYRFCTLEELLPEADASAGHARAVAITFDDGYLALKDFALPLLRDYSVPASVFIVTAFVGKKNLWDVNVGWRKFEHLAWSDIETAASYGTKFYSHTVTHRDLTRLSDGELREELENSRVTIQRRLAQKVPYLSYPFGIYNASVARAARDCGYEAAFTLFKKRGENVDPLYSMERTAIYRIDTVGSLRRKLEGGPTAKLEGLKARAINWCARGTPVAKGLLRGTRRDSAPGPLEEQ, encoded by the coding sequence GTGGCAACTCGGCATTTGGAGGAACGGACAAGGGTCATGTTGCGACACAATCCTCCGATTCTGCTCTATCACAAAGTTGACACTAGGTTCGAATTGGGAGGAACATGGGTGACGCCTTCACAGTTCGAAAGTCACGTCAGGTTCTTGAAGGAGAGCCAGTACCGTTTTTGTACGTTGGAGGAATTACTTCCGGAAGCGGACGCTTCCGCCGGTCACGCCAGGGCGGTCGCGATTACTTTCGACGACGGATACCTCGCCTTGAAGGACTTTGCTCTCCCGCTGCTGAGGGACTACTCAGTTCCTGCCTCGGTCTTCATCGTCACTGCCTTCGTTGGTAAGAAGAATCTCTGGGACGTGAACGTTGGCTGGAGAAAATTCGAGCATCTTGCCTGGAGCGACATCGAAACCGCCGCGTCGTACGGGACAAAGTTCTATTCACACACCGTTACTCACAGGGACCTCACGCGTCTCAGCGACGGCGAGCTGAGGGAGGAGCTGGAGAATTCGCGCGTCACAATACAACGCAGACTTGCGCAGAAAGTACCCTATCTTTCGTATCCTTTTGGCATTTATAATGCTTCGGTAGCAAGAGCGGCCAGAGATTGTGGGTACGAGGCCGCGTTTACACTCTTCAAGAAACGTGGAGAGAATGTCGATCCACTCTATAGTATGGAACGAACTGCCATTTACAGGATCGACACAGTCGGCTCTCTCAGAAGAAAGCTCGAGGGAGGGCCGACGGCGAAGCTCGAGGGACTGAAGGCTCGCGCCATCAACTGGTGCGCGAGGGGAACACCCGTGGCAAAAGGATTACTTAGGGGCACTCGAAGAGACTCCGCTCCTGGGCCTTTGGAGGAACAATGA
- a CDS encoding sugar transferase, translating to MVERSEATRRVIDVVVSSVCLVFFSVLFLFIALATRVGTRGSVLFRQKRVGIGERPFTIYKFRSMPEPCEVFLDQRRPVEKEVSRVGRFLRGPGLDELPQFVNVLKGEMSLVGPRPLIPEELYCQGDLYYLVRNRCRVRPGLTGLWQITNREKGAVPPFLREMLACDAFYIENRSIWLDLRILFVTVLYVGGCLFKNVTPSRNGKGHVTLVPSKEIARVSEPQSYTEARTSKIV from the coding sequence TTGGTAGAGCGTTCGGAAGCGACTAGGCGCGTGATCGACGTAGTCGTCTCGTCGGTCTGCTTGGTGTTCTTTTCTGTGCTCTTCCTGTTCATCGCTCTCGCCACCAGGGTCGGAACGCGCGGTTCGGTTCTCTTCAGGCAAAAGAGAGTAGGAATAGGAGAGAGGCCCTTCACCATATATAAGTTCCGGAGTATGCCGGAACCGTGTGAGGTGTTTCTCGACCAGCGAAGACCAGTAGAAAAGGAAGTGTCCAGGGTAGGGAGATTTCTAAGGGGGCCGGGGCTCGACGAGCTTCCTCAGTTTGTCAATGTGCTCAAAGGGGAAATGAGCCTCGTTGGCCCGCGTCCTTTGATACCGGAGGAGCTCTACTGCCAGGGAGACCTCTACTACCTTGTGCGTAATCGCTGCCGCGTCAGGCCCGGGTTGACGGGTCTGTGGCAGATAACGAACAGAGAAAAGGGTGCCGTCCCCCCATTCTTGAGAGAGATGCTTGCCTGCGATGCTTTCTATATAGAGAATCGCAGCATATGGCTGGACTTGAGAATCTTGTTCGTGACGGTTCTTTACGTGGGAGGTTGCCTCTTCAAGAATGTGACACCTTCCAGGAACGGCAAGGGGCACGTGACTCTCGTGCCTTCCAAGGAGATCGCAAGGGTGTCCGAACCTCAGTCATATACTGAGGCCAGAACGTCCAAAATTGTGTAG
- a CDS encoding sugar transferase, with amino-acid sequence MREVLFRSSFEPTGRAQGRSEVSRTGPYAGPSGNPASGMIVRGETAARALWIITDDTFYLRHFKRVLDLVLSLIGMILGIPLACLIALAIKLDSPGPVLFKQVRVGQGGTLFVFYKFRSMFVGAEGIKKEFLHLNEMDGPVFKLFDDPRITRVGRFLRKSSLDELPQLINVLRGDMSLVGPRPPVPEEVRLYEPWQMRRLAVKPGMTCLWQVSGRSIIGFDEWMRLDTQYIRNRSFLLDLRILLRTIPAVLSGTGAY; translated from the coding sequence ATGAGAGAAGTGCTATTCCGTTCGTCGTTTGAGCCTACAGGCAGAGCGCAAGGGCGTTCCGAGGTCTCGCGCACTGGGCCCTACGCCGGGCCATCCGGAAATCCTGCGTCCGGGATGATTGTCCGGGGAGAGACCGCGGCACGTGCCTTGTGGATCATCACGGATGATACTTTCTACCTGCGCCACTTTAAGAGAGTGCTTGACCTTGTTCTTTCGCTAATAGGCATGATCTTGGGAATCCCCCTGGCTTGTCTCATTGCGCTGGCGATAAAGCTAGACTCGCCCGGTCCTGTCCTGTTCAAACAGGTGAGAGTAGGCCAGGGGGGAACCCTCTTCGTCTTCTACAAATTCCGTTCGATGTTCGTCGGGGCGGAAGGAATAAAGAAGGAATTTCTTCACCTGAACGAGATGGACGGGCCAGTGTTCAAGCTCTTCGACGACCCACGAATTACGCGAGTAGGTCGCTTCCTGCGTAAGAGCAGTCTTGATGAGCTTCCTCAGCTCATCAACGTCTTGAGAGGGGACATGTCACTTGTCGGACCAAGGCCGCCTGTCCCAGAAGAGGTGAGGCTCTATGAGCCGTGGCAGATGCGCAGGCTGGCCGTGAAACCAGGTATGACGTGTCTCTGGCAGGTCAGCGGCAGAAGCATCATAGGTTTTGACGAGTGGATGAGACTTGACACCCAGTATATTCGTAACCGGTCCTTTCTCTTAGACTTACGGATTCTTCTCAGGACCATTCCGGCCGTCCTTTCCGGCACCGGAGCCTACTAG
- a CDS encoding polysaccharide export protein: MCCVTSYLPLLAMFVSLAVGGCATTEKAPSNMESGIIRLEKLTQPEEAGVWEAGKDRVGWEADSYKLQSGDEVEIRVLYNNDLSTVTRVLPDGTISAPIVGQIGATGKTPSEVAAAIAEGLSQYIVEPKVSLLVRKLAGNYVFVMGEVKSQGAYEVLGPLTVTQAIARAGGGTNAAKLNSVLVIRRTSPDTVVGMRVNVDWLLKNRVSSKDRTVRAYDIIYVPSTFIGKVDVFLEQFFTKTSSPWLWYIWARYAIDWKATSNLETPTR, translated from the coding sequence ATGTGCTGCGTGACAAGCTACTTGCCGCTCTTGGCGATGTTCGTTTCACTCGCGGTTGGAGGTTGTGCGACAACTGAGAAGGCGCCTTCAAACATGGAGAGTGGCATCATAAGGCTCGAGAAACTCACGCAGCCGGAGGAGGCAGGTGTATGGGAAGCAGGAAAGGACCGGGTAGGTTGGGAGGCGGATTCTTACAAGCTCCAGTCGGGCGATGAGGTGGAAATCCGTGTTCTTTACAACAATGACCTGTCGACGGTGACGCGCGTCCTGCCTGACGGCACGATTTCGGCCCCGATAGTGGGCCAGATTGGCGCTACCGGCAAGACTCCCAGTGAGGTCGCCGCAGCAATCGCCGAGGGGTTGAGCCAGTACATAGTCGAGCCCAAAGTATCTCTCTTGGTGAGAAAACTCGCCGGCAACTACGTCTTCGTTATGGGAGAGGTCAAGTCGCAGGGCGCCTACGAGGTTCTTGGGCCCTTGACCGTCACGCAAGCCATAGCGAGGGCGGGGGGTGGGACCAACGCAGCCAAGCTGAATAGCGTCCTCGTCATCAGGAGGACGTCTCCTGACACGGTTGTAGGTATGAGAGTCAACGTTGATTGGCTTCTCAAGAATAGAGTCTCCTCAAAGGACAGGACAGTGCGTGCCTACGACATCATCTATGTACCCTCCACCTTTATTGGAAAGGTCGACGTCTTCCTTGAGCAGTTCTTCACTAAGACCTCGTCTCCGTGGCTCTGGTATATCTGGGCGCGCTACGCGATTGACTGGAAAGCAACCAGTAACCTGGAGACTCCAACACGATGA
- a CDS encoding AAA family ATPase, with the protein MTYEDFYGLKENPFGVTPDPRFFFSSKGHQDALAYLRYTLGEHKGFAAVTGEVGVGKTMVVKTFVESLNGGVDLAVVLNPKLSFKQLLSIVVKELGCTVKGKSKAELLMDLGQFLVEARRRGRSVILIIDEAQNVPVASLEEIRMLSNLESDDRKLLQIALVGQPELEELLQLRCLRQLRQRIPGVCTITPLSRGDVEEYVTTRMAKAGSDGSLKFTGDALDEIYRYSGGTPRLINFVCDRALLLGFVEEARLIDNRLVLTAVKDLDGGLGKEQATEGRVISQQCD; encoded by the coding sequence GTGACGTACGAGGATTTCTACGGACTCAAAGAAAATCCCTTCGGCGTGACACCGGATCCCAGGTTCTTTTTCTCGAGCAAGGGCCATCAGGACGCGCTTGCCTATCTTCGATACACCCTTGGGGAACATAAGGGCTTTGCGGCGGTGACTGGAGAGGTTGGAGTGGGGAAGACGATGGTGGTCAAAACATTCGTTGAGTCGCTCAATGGCGGCGTAGACCTGGCGGTCGTGTTGAACCCGAAGCTTTCGTTCAAACAGCTTCTCTCCATCGTCGTGAAGGAACTCGGCTGCACGGTCAAAGGAAAGAGCAAGGCAGAGCTTCTAATGGATCTCGGGCAATTTCTTGTCGAAGCCAGACGCCGAGGCAGAAGCGTGATTCTCATCATAGATGAAGCTCAGAATGTTCCCGTCGCCTCTCTCGAGGAAATACGCATGCTGTCGAACCTGGAGTCCGACGACAGAAAACTCCTCCAGATAGCGCTCGTGGGGCAGCCCGAGCTTGAGGAGCTTCTGCAGTTGAGGTGCCTGAGGCAGCTCAGGCAGAGGATTCCGGGTGTGTGCACGATCACGCCTTTGTCCCGAGGCGACGTCGAAGAGTATGTGACAACGCGCATGGCCAAAGCCGGTTCAGACGGGTCGCTCAAGTTTACCGGCGACGCCCTTGACGAGATCTATAGGTACTCAGGTGGAACGCCGAGGCTGATAAACTTTGTCTGTGACAGAGCTCTCCTACTCGGCTTTGTTGAGGAAGCACGGCTCATCGACAATAGACTTGTGCTCACCGCCGTCAAGGACTTGGATGGCGGCTTGGGGAAGGAGCAGGCGACGGAGGGGCGCGTGATCTCTCAGCAGTGTGACTGA
- a CDS encoding CpsD/CapB family tyrosine-protein kinase, with the protein MSKISEALDKADRERRRGEESGGLVAEESELGPSLSGDIPRSVWRELGIMRNLVESQLPSRKSRSLLLTSATPEEGVSTITANFAKALADDPLLNILVTDANPGDATQHELFGLENRAGFVEYARGDARLEDVIQTTTRRNLCVITSGMTTAGMFQLAGTEGVAAFVESLRSRFQYLFLDAPPVLSYPETSVLGSHVDGVLLVVRALSTRREAVARARDTLMKSGCNVVGVVLNRYKYSIPEFIYRRV; encoded by the coding sequence GTGAGCAAGATCTCAGAAGCGCTTGACAAGGCTGACAGAGAACGAAGACGAGGTGAGGAGTCAGGGGGTCTTGTTGCGGAAGAGTCCGAGTTGGGCCCATCGCTTTCGGGCGACATACCACGCTCGGTGTGGCGCGAGCTCGGCATCATGAGGAATCTTGTGGAGTCGCAGCTTCCTTCTCGCAAGTCTCGCTCGCTGCTCTTGACGAGCGCTACTCCAGAGGAGGGTGTGTCCACAATAACCGCGAATTTCGCCAAGGCGCTCGCCGACGATCCTCTGCTAAACATACTCGTCACGGATGCAAATCCGGGGGACGCCACCCAGCATGAGCTGTTCGGACTGGAGAACAGAGCCGGTTTCGTGGAGTACGCCAGAGGGGACGCAAGACTGGAGGACGTGATCCAGACCACGACTCGCAGGAATCTTTGTGTCATAACGAGCGGGATGACCACGGCTGGAATGTTTCAGTTGGCGGGGACCGAGGGAGTGGCTGCTTTTGTAGAGAGCCTTCGATCTCGTTTTCAATACCTCTTTCTTGACGCACCGCCAGTCCTATCGTACCCGGAGACGTCTGTTCTCGGTAGTCATGTGGACGGCGTGCTTCTTGTGGTGCGTGCACTCAGCACCCGACGAGAAGCCGTTGCGCGCGCCCGAGACACGCTCATGAAGTCCGGCTGTAACGTAGTCGGCGTCGTCCTCAACAGGTACAAGTACTCCATCCCAGAATTCATCTATAGAAGAGTCTGA
- a CDS encoding alkaline phosphatase family protein → MNNKRSVRSKRGYGRISIFVLVDALGWQFAQAHAFLSDMLPFRYPVETVLGFSSAAIPTILSGEMPEVHGNWCLFKKAKFSSCFKWTLPMLVLPALLRENHRTRSLVSALTRAMYGISGYFCLYEVPVSMLHRLDYVERKNLWAPGALSGCPNIFDRLTSCSVPYYSSGWNRSDEHRTEASSGALSDGPLRCCFLYLSELDAALHRFGLESRQTKEALAAAGVRIRRLVARAERLYSCVELFVFSDHGMTPVTECHDLQSVMTCSGLDGSRHQAFFDATMARFWPKDTEAKAQIEKVLAPLQFGRILSDADRTELGLRFRTNEYGEIIFVMNPGHLIVPSHVGSKALEAMHGFHPSDEYSRACFLSSKELDVPPHHVRDLFSFFVRQLDLDVTKTVGATGPRRSGIKEGDREDTAGFESEQSSAPQF, encoded by the coding sequence ATGAACAACAAGAGAAGCGTCAGGAGCAAGCGTGGATACGGGAGAATCTCCATTTTTGTGCTTGTGGACGCACTCGGATGGCAGTTTGCCCAGGCGCACGCCTTTCTCTCAGACATGTTGCCCTTCAGGTATCCCGTGGAGACAGTCCTCGGCTTCAGCTCGGCAGCGATCCCCACGATCCTGAGCGGAGAGATGCCGGAAGTGCACGGCAACTGGTGTCTGTTCAAGAAGGCGAAGTTCTCCTCTTGTTTCAAGTGGACTCTTCCCATGCTCGTCTTGCCCGCGCTGTTGAGAGAGAATCATCGTACCCGCAGCCTCGTGTCTGCGTTGACCCGCGCGATGTACGGAATCTCAGGCTACTTCTGTCTGTACGAAGTCCCCGTCTCGATGCTCCATCGTCTTGACTACGTCGAAAGGAAAAACCTGTGGGCCCCCGGCGCACTGTCAGGGTGTCCGAACATTTTCGATAGACTCACGTCGTGTTCTGTTCCCTACTACTCCAGCGGATGGAATCGCTCCGACGAGCATAGGACGGAGGCTTCGTCCGGCGCTCTCTCGGACGGGCCACTTCGGTGCTGTTTCTTGTACTTGAGCGAGCTGGATGCCGCCCTACATCGCTTCGGCCTGGAATCCAGACAGACCAAGGAGGCGCTTGCGGCTGCGGGCGTAAGAATCAGAAGGCTCGTTGCGAGGGCCGAAAGACTCTATTCGTGCGTTGAACTCTTTGTCTTCTCTGACCACGGCATGACACCCGTCACGGAATGTCATGACCTACAGTCGGTGATGACTTGTTCCGGGCTCGACGGCTCCCGCCATCAGGCATTTTTCGATGCGACGATGGCGCGCTTCTGGCCCAAGGACACTGAGGCGAAGGCACAGATCGAGAAGGTGCTCGCCCCGCTCCAATTCGGCAGAATCCTGTCCGACGCGGACAGGACAGAGCTGGGTCTGAGATTTAGAACCAACGAGTATGGGGAGATCATCTTCGTCATGAATCCGGGCCATCTGATCGTGCCGAGCCACGTGGGAAGCAAGGCTCTCGAGGCGATGCATGGCTTTCATCCTTCGGACGAGTACAGCCGTGCTTGCTTTCTCTCTTCGAAGGAGCTCGATGTCCCTCCGCATCACGTGCGCGATCTGTTCTCGTTTTTTGTGAGGCAGCTCGATCTCGATGTCACGAAAACTGTCGGGGCGACGGGACCGCGCCGGTCTGGGATCAAGGAAGGCGATCGTGAGGACACTGCGGGATTCGAGTCTGAACAATCCAGTGCGCCCCAATTCTAG
- a CDS encoding flippase, with protein sequence MTGDDARRNFTARKVSVAMGWSVGARVTRLAIGVATSIIVVRGLGRYDYGVLSIVRTILTFLAFVCGLGLGQALLRFMPELRIKRDVEGMRGLFAFVLVVQVIAWAVFLAIFTFGAGSIEVLYRTPGLAFILKVGVALILIDLVGLLLSQMLTSFYDVKLLSVYTTISLLVTLGLTVVFLKMGYGVLGVLVAAAVSGAMLAVALFDRCALHVPLSLRPSLSDARRVLRYSMPFAVISLLNLITWRQSETLFLGYFRTPVEAGLFDLGYRIPQQMLELVPGAVWPLLLATFSEVYSRRRESLGDAISGYYKLLFVLVAPISIFGAAISGPAVRILFGSEMASSGTLAQMFFLIFSVSFFSTPLSMALYVRELTWLNLVIYICNATVNVGLDFVLIPRYGLYGAVVPVGLVVLASPFVYYYTLRRVGFSYSIPWGFIGRCYLASLPLLSFFVFARRISSVGSLIAICVLGILVFWGSARLVRIFRNEEKILLEGLGPPIRSLVLGVFGWKGQR encoded by the coding sequence GTGACCGGAGACGACGCGAGACGAAACTTCACTGCACGCAAGGTCTCCGTGGCGATGGGCTGGAGTGTCGGCGCAAGGGTGACACGGCTTGCCATAGGTGTGGCCACTTCGATCATCGTAGTGAGGGGTCTTGGAAGGTATGACTATGGTGTTCTGAGCATCGTAAGAACGATTCTGACCTTTTTGGCCTTCGTCTGCGGATTGGGATTGGGTCAGGCTCTTCTGAGATTCATGCCCGAGCTGAGGATCAAGCGTGACGTCGAGGGAATGAGAGGGCTTTTTGCTTTCGTGCTCGTCGTACAGGTAATAGCCTGGGCAGTATTTCTTGCCATCTTCACCTTTGGGGCGGGCAGCATTGAAGTTCTGTACCGGACACCCGGTCTGGCTTTCATTCTCAAAGTCGGAGTGGCCCTCATTCTGATCGATCTTGTGGGTCTTCTGCTTTCGCAGATGCTGACTTCTTTCTACGACGTGAAACTCCTCAGCGTGTACACGACCATCTCGCTTCTCGTCACACTTGGCCTGACCGTAGTGTTTCTGAAGATGGGCTATGGGGTCTTGGGTGTTCTGGTGGCGGCAGCCGTCTCGGGGGCCATGCTTGCGGTGGCTCTGTTTGATCGCTGCGCTCTTCATGTCCCCCTGAGTCTCAGACCCTCCCTGTCCGACGCGAGGAGAGTACTTAGGTACTCTATGCCTTTTGCCGTGATATCTCTGCTCAACCTCATAACGTGGAGACAGTCGGAGACGCTGTTCCTGGGCTACTTCAGGACTCCCGTCGAGGCGGGACTCTTTGATCTCGGCTACAGGATTCCACAACAGATGCTCGAGCTGGTGCCTGGAGCCGTGTGGCCGTTGCTCCTGGCCACGTTTTCGGAAGTCTATTCGAGGAGGAGAGAATCTCTCGGGGACGCCATCAGCGGCTACTACAAGCTTCTCTTTGTCTTGGTGGCACCGATCTCCATTTTTGGCGCGGCGATTTCGGGACCAGCTGTTAGAATACTCTTCGGTTCGGAAATGGCCAGCTCTGGAACGCTGGCTCAGATGTTCTTCTTGATTTTCTCGGTCTCGTTCTTTTCAACTCCACTGAGCATGGCACTGTACGTGAGGGAGCTCACCTGGTTGAATCTCGTCATATACATCTGCAATGCTACCGTGAACGTGGGATTGGATTTTGTACTGATACCCAGATACGGGTTGTACGGCGCGGTGGTGCCGGTGGGATTGGTAGTATTGGCCTCGCCTTTTGTCTATTACTACACGCTCAGACGAGTGGGCTTCAGCTATTCGATACCTTGGGGTTTCATCGGGAGATGCTACCTGGCCTCTTTGCCCTTGCTGAGTTTCTTTGTCTTTGCGAGGCGGATTAGCTCGGTCGGCAGTCTGATCGCGATATGCGTACTGGGAATCCTGGTTTTCTGGGGATCGGCCAGGTTGGTGCGCATTTTCAGGAATGAAGAAAAGATCCTTCTCGAGGGGCTCGGTCCCCCCATCAGGTCGCTCGTTCTGGGCGTGTTCGGTTGGAAAGGTCAACGTTAA
- a CDS encoding NAD(P)-dependent oxidoreductase, whose protein sequence is MEKGRVLVTGGAGYVGSHLVRKLLSRGYAVRALDSLLFGDASVSELHSNPDFELVKGDIRHIEDVAESMEGCYAVVHLAGLVGDPACELKPELTHAINYEATKLMVEITKYKGLKRFIFASTCSVYGAAEDYVLNEGSVVNPVSLYAETNLRSEQIILRGFDGTDVVCSIMRLATVYGASYRMRFDLVVNILSAKAVKEGKIKIYGGKQWRPNVHVEDVAEACVMLLESPPSRVDKETFNIGSNEQNYRIAELGDIVRQCIPGIGVDTLDESPDPRSYHVSFDKARHVLGYRVGRTVKSGVLEIQKMFSDGLVKNYLDDVYYNVRYRYK, encoded by the coding sequence ATGGAAAAAGGAAGAGTCCTTGTCACGGGAGGGGCCGGCTACGTCGGCTCCCACTTGGTACGCAAGCTGCTCTCAAGGGGCTACGCAGTCAGGGCTTTGGACAGCCTGCTCTTCGGAGACGCTTCCGTCAGCGAACTCCACTCGAACCCCGACTTCGAGCTCGTGAAAGGAGACATCAGGCACATCGAGGACGTCGCCGAGTCGATGGAAGGCTGCTACGCGGTCGTTCATCTGGCAGGACTTGTGGGAGACCCGGCCTGCGAATTGAAGCCGGAACTCACGCATGCGATCAACTACGAGGCCACGAAATTGATGGTGGAGATCACGAAATACAAAGGGCTCAAGAGGTTCATATTCGCCTCTACGTGCAGCGTTTATGGGGCCGCAGAAGACTACGTCTTGAACGAAGGCTCCGTAGTCAATCCCGTGTCTCTATATGCGGAAACGAACCTCAGGTCCGAGCAGATAATACTCAGAGGCTTCGACGGGACCGACGTGGTTTGTTCAATCATGAGATTGGCGACGGTCTACGGCGCGTCCTACAGGATGAGGTTCGATCTCGTCGTGAACATCCTCTCGGCAAAGGCCGTGAAGGAAGGGAAGATCAAGATATACGGCGGCAAGCAATGGAGACCCAACGTACATGTCGAAGATGTGGCGGAGGCTTGCGTCATGCTGCTGGAGTCGCCCCCTTCACGGGTGGACAAAGAGACCTTCAACATCGGCAGCAACGAACAGAACTACAGGATCGCCGAACTCGGAGACATCGTCAGACAGTGTATCCCCGGCATCGGCGTCGATACCCTCGACGAAAGTCCTGACCCGCGCAGTTACCATGTCTCTTTTGACAAGGCGCGTCACGTGTTAGGTTACAGGGTAGGACGCACCGTGAAGTCCGGAGTGCTGGAGATTCAGAAGATGTTCTCGGATGGGCTGGTAAAGAATTACCTTGACGACGTGTACTACAACGTCAGGTACCGCTACAAGTGA
- a CDS encoding DegT/DnrJ/EryC1/StrS aminotransferase family protein, whose protein sequence is MKSSLASLGGRPVREKFLPFALPLLGEEEKQEVLKVLDSGWITTGPRTFEFEKRIAAYVGASHAIALSSCTAALHVSLAALGIKEGDEVITSTLTFCSTANVVLHLRAKPVLVDVERETLTMDPSQLEGKITRKTKAIVPVHYAGHPCRMDEIAAIARAKGIPIVEDAAHALGAKYRDKKIGTLSEVSCFSFYAIKNITTAEGGAVTLEDEELANKIRLYSLHGMSKDAWKRYSSTGSWYYEVLYPGFKYNLTDIQSALGLCQLEKIEAFLAKRHELASLYDEAFSDVDEVSTLSVRREATHARHLYPVLLNLGRLGIDRARFIEELRAENIGTTVNFVPVHMHPYYRDTFGYKSGDFPVAEDAYARLISLPLYPRMTVRDAQDVVEAVKKIALYYRKG, encoded by the coding sequence ATGAAATCTTCACTCGCATCCCTGGGGGGACGACCTGTACGTGAAAAGTTCTTGCCCTTCGCGCTTCCCCTTCTGGGCGAAGAAGAAAAACAGGAAGTCCTCAAGGTGCTCGACTCAGGATGGATCACCACGGGTCCCCGAACCTTCGAGTTCGAAAAGAGGATCGCCGCATACGTGGGGGCTTCCCACGCAATAGCGCTCAGCTCATGCACGGCGGCGCTCCACGTCTCGCTGGCCGCTCTCGGCATCAAAGAGGGTGACGAAGTCATTACGTCGACCCTCACGTTCTGTTCTACCGCGAACGTCGTATTGCATCTGAGAGCGAAACCCGTGCTCGTTGACGTCGAACGTGAGACTCTGACGATGGATCCGTCCCAGCTCGAAGGAAAGATCACACGTAAGACAAAGGCCATCGTGCCCGTCCACTACGCGGGCCATCCGTGCAGGATGGACGAAATAGCGGCCATTGCCCGGGCCAAGGGGATTCCGATTGTGGAGGACGCCGCTCACGCTCTTGGCGCCAAGTACAGGGACAAGAAGATAGGCACGTTGAGCGAGGTCTCCTGCTTCAGTTTCTATGCGATCAAGAACATAACGACCGCCGAGGGGGGCGCCGTGACTCTGGAGGACGAGGAATTGGCAAACAAGATTCGTCTCTACAGCCTTCACGGAATGAGCAAGGACGCGTGGAAGAGATACAGTTCCACGGGCTCGTGGTACTACGAGGTCTTGTACCCGGGTTTCAAGTACAATCTCACCGACATTCAATCTGCCCTCGGTCTCTGCCAGCTTGAGAAGATCGAAGCCTTTCTGGCCAAGAGGCACGAGCTCGCCTCGCTCTACGACGAGGCATTCTCCGACGTGGACGAGGTAAGTACTCTCTCCGTTCGGCGTGAAGCTACTCATGCGAGGCATCTCTATCCAGTGCTTCTCAATCTTGGCAGGCTTGGCATAGACAGAGCGAGATTCATTGAGGAATTGAGAGCGGAGAACATAGGAACTACCGTGAATTTCGTGCCCGTGCACATGCACCCTTACTATCGTGACACTTTCGGCTACAAGAGCGGCGACTTTCCGGTCGCAGAAGATGCCTACGCGCGGCTTATCTCCCTGCCGCTTTATCCTCGGATGACCGTGCGGGACGCTCAGGACGTGGTCGAAGCCGTGAAGAAGATCGCCCTCTATTACAGGAAGGGCTGA
- a CDS encoding GNAT family protein has product MKANRVSLRALGAEDLERTLQWVNDPEVTRFTGTVFPVSGSEHQFWYQELLKDHTRRMFAIMTSDGKHIGNIGVKNIDWVARNAEVLVYIGEADFRGKGYGTEAIAALSDFAFRRLNLHKLYARVFSYNERAAKSFEQCGFQGEGLLREHVFRDGRYHEVVILGLLRKEQESGS; this is encoded by the coding sequence ATGAAGGCAAATCGAGTCTCCCTGCGTGCCCTGGGAGCAGAGGATCTGGAGAGAACGCTCCAGTGGGTGAATGATCCGGAAGTGACCAGATTCACTGGTACCGTGTTCCCTGTCTCCGGGAGTGAGCACCAATTCTGGTATCAGGAGCTTCTGAAGGACCACACAAGACGAATGTTCGCTATCATGACGTCGGACGGCAAGCACATCGGGAATATCGGCGTGAAGAACATCGACTGGGTCGCGAGAAACGCCGAAGTCTTGGTCTACATCGGCGAGGCAGACTTCAGAGGGAAAGGATACGGAACCGAGGCAATTGCGGCCCTGAGCGATTTCGCCTTCCGGAGGCTCAACCTGCACAAGCTCTACGCCAGGGTCTTTTCCTACAATGAACGCGCCGCGAAGAGCTTCGAGCAATGCGGTTTTCAAGGTGAGGGGCTCTTGCGGGAGCACGTCTTCAGGGACGGTCGCTATCATGAGGTTGTCATCCTGGGTCTCTTGAGAAAGGAACAGGAGTCTGGTTCCTGA